Below is a genomic region from Thermodesulfobacteriota bacterium.
TCTTAGAGAGGCCTTCGGTATCGACGAAGAAGAAATCGAAGTTGAGGATGGAACAACTGTCAGTGCACTTTGGGACCAATTCAAGGATAAGATTCCACAAAACCGTAACTTCCGCGTGCTCTTTGCCATAAACGGAGAATATGTAGAGAAGGACACCGAATTAAAGGAAGGCGATGAAATAGTCTTCATTCCCCCTGTAAGCGGTGGATAACCGGGAGAACGCCATTCCCCAGAAGCCATTAAGGAAATAGCAGAAACCTCTC
It encodes:
- the moaD gene encoding molybdopterin converting factor subunit 1, whose protein sequence is MRLFAYLREAFGIDEEEIEVEDGTTVSALWDQFKDKIPQNRNFRVLFAINGEYVEKDTELKEGDEIVFIPPVSGG